TCGGTGGTTACCGGCTCGGTGGCCATAGGCTCTTCGTCGCCCTGCTGCATCAGGTAGCGGTCCAACACCTCGTCCAGCTCCTGCGGGCGGATGGGCTTGGAGAGGTAGCCGTCCATGCCCGCCTCCATGCAGCGCTCGCGGTCGCCCTTCATCACCAGAGCCGTCATGGCGACGACTGGCTGATGGTGATCCTTCCCTGCGGCAAGCTCCTTCTCGCGGAGATACCGGGTGGCCGTCAGACCGTCCATCTCCGGCATCTGCACGTCCATCAGTACCAGGTCGTAGGTCTTCCGGTCGAGCGCCTCAAGAGCCTCGCGGCCGTTGCTCGCGACGATGACGTGGTGGCCACGCTTCTCAAGCATACGGGTGGCAAGCTTCTGGTTGACGACGTTGTCCTCGGCCAGCAAGATGTGCAGGCTGCGGGAGGGATCGCGCTCCTCCTGCAGCGTGTAGCGGGTAATCAAGGGCTTGGCTCCCACCTGCTCTTTAGAGGCCAAGACACGGGCAATCGCCTCGCGCAGCTCCACCTGGCGGACGGGCTTGAGCAGGTATGCGGAGATGCCCAGCTCCTCGCAGCGGGCGGCGTCGCCGCGTTGGCCGCCGGAGGTCAGCATCATGATAGTCGAGGTGGAAAGCTCCATCTTCTCCTTGATCTGCTCGACCAGGGTGAAGCCGTCCATCTTCGGCATGTGCATGTCGGTCAGGATAAGGTCGAAGGGCTCGCGCGCGGCCTGCGCGGCCTCGAGCTGCTTCAGCGCAACCTCTCCGTCGGCGGTGACGGTGGGCTTCATGCCCCAGCGCGTAACCAAGCCCTCGAGGATGCGGCGGTTGGTGCGGTTGTCGTCGACGATGAGCACTTTAACCCCGCGCAGGGTGCCGGGAGCGGCGTTCTCCACGACGACCTGACGGACGGCATCCGTGCCCAGCTTGGCCGTGAAGTGGAAGCGGGAGCCAACGCCCGGATCGCTCTCGACCCAGATGCGGCCGCCCATCATTTCGATGAGGCGACGGGAGATGGTGAGGCCGAGGCCGGTGCCGCCATACTCACGGGTGGTGGAGGTGTCGGCCTGGCTGAAGGAATCGAAGATGGTGGTCAGCTTCTCGGGCGCGATGCCGACGCCGGTGTCGGAGACGATGAAGTGCAGCGTGGTGCACTTGTCCTCGAGCAGCTCGGCCTGGACCTTGAGCGCGATCTCACCCTCGGCGGTGAACTTGATGGCGTTGCCGACCAGGTTGAGCAAAATCTGGCGCAGGCGGCCGGGGTCGCCGACGACCGACTCGGTGACGTCGGGGGCAACCTCGCACAGCAGCTCGAGCCCCTTCTCATCAGCGCGGAGGGCGAGCGTCTTCAGAGTGCCCTCGATGCACTCGTACAGGTCAAAGTCGATCACTTCAAGATCGACCTTGCCCGCTTCGATCTTCGAGAAATCGAGGATGTCATTAATAACGTTAAGCAGGGAGTCTGCGGAAAGCTTGACCGTCTCCAGGTAGTCGCGCTGCTCACGCGTCAGCTCGGTCTCAAGCGCGAGGTCGGTCATGCCGATGATGCCGTTGAGCGGGGTGCGGATCTCGTGGCTCATGTTGGCGAGAAACTCGCTCTTGGCCTGGCTTCCCGCCTCGGCGGCGCGGGTCCGCTCGCGTTCGGCGGTCATCTCCTCCATCATGAGATAACGCTGCTCGCTCAGCTCCAGTTGCAGCGCCTGCAGGGAGAAACGGCGGTCGAGCAAGGCCACGATGAAGACGCCGCCCAGTACAAAGAGAGTTCCCAACGCGATACCGGTCACTCCGACCTGCGAGATATTGATCGCGTGGTCGAGGCTGGCGGGGTCGAGCGGCGCGGGCGTGAAACGTACTGCCGCCATGCCGACGTAGTGCATGATCGGAATGGTAAGCCCCATCAGGACGGCACTGCCTGTCTTGCGCCAGCTCCAGGTGTCGGTCTGGCTGCGCACTGTAAAGGTAAGCCACAGGGCTGCGGACGAGATAAGGATCGCGAGGACGACCGAGAGAATGACCGTCGGCGCGGAGTACATGCACATGGCAGGCAAGCGCATGGCCTCCATGCCGATGTAGTGCATGGCCGCGATGCCGCCCCCCATCAGGATGCCGCCTACCGCGATGGCACCGGTTCCCATGGTCTTGCGGCTGACGACGAAGAGCGCCACCGCCGAAGCCGCGATGGCCGCGGCCGTCGAGAGCAGCACGGTGGGCCAGTCGTAGTAGACCTTGACCGGCAGCCGGAAAGCCTCCATGCCCAGATAGTGCATGGCCCAGATACCGAGCCCCATCGAGACCGCACCGCCGATAAGCCAGACGAGCTTGGCAAAGCCGTGAGAGGCAGTGACACGGCCTGCCAGGTCAAGCGCGGCATAGGCGGCACAGATCGCAACCAGAATCGACAAGGCGACGAGCCGATAGTCATAGTGCCCGATAAGAAAAGTAGCAGTTGCTTCCATGAATTGACCTCTGCTGCCGATAAATCCCCATCACAATCATACTTACTTCCGAGCCTGATCCGGTATGCGCTTTGTGACTCTATCTATCACTGATTGCAGGAACTTAAGCAGAAATACAGATCTCATTCCCCATATGGATATTGAGTGTTCGCTATCAATTGACAGAAACATAAACTATATTCAATCTATGATCCGCAAGTACACCACCATTCACATGCAGTTGCCATGGAAGATCGTCATCGGCCTGTTGTGCATTGCGTTGGTGCTGCTTGGCGGAACACTGTCTGTCGTCCATTCTCACAACCAAGGCAGCGTTTCGCGTGCTGATTGCGGCCTGTGCGCTACAGCGCATTTGACCATTCAGCTTACAGCGGCACCTCCGCAGATACCGGCGTCCGAGGTCTATTCCAAAGTAGAGGCAGCACTTCCTGTTGCCCGCCCACGTACCTTATCCCGATTCGCGCTGTTTACACGCCCCCCGCCTGCCAACGCCTAAAGCCCCTAGATGCAGCGCCACTCGACTTAGAACTGCCACTAAGCAGGACTAACTGTATCTGGCACCCCTAGATCGATGGGACAGAGTCTCACGGAGTTATCCGTTCGAGAACAGCGTTTCTAAAGAACAATTCAGGCCTTTAAACCTCAGGGAGGTTGTGTATGCACACGTCTATCCGACGCAGTGTTGTCGTTACATTCGTGTTTTTCGTCTCAGTTGTATCAGCCCTTTTCGCGCAATCGGCTGGAAGCTCCGGCACCGTCTATGGCACGGTGACCGATGCCTCCGGCGCGGTTGTTCCGAGTGCTTCCATTACTCTGGAAAACCCTGTAAGTCATTATGCCCAGCAGACCAAGTCGGACGGCGCGGGCAAGTATCAGCTCACCAATCTTCCACTGAATCCCTATCACCTTACGATTGCGGCGGCAGGATTTTCGACGATCTCCCGGGATGTCGATGTGCGTTCGTTCGTGCCCATCATTCTCGCGATCAGCCTGAAGGCGGGCAGCAGCACCACTGTGGTTAACGTCGATGCGGGCGACCTGCTCGAAAACGACTCGACCTTCCATACCGACGTCGACCGCAAGCTCTTTGATCGACTTCCCCTGGAGAGCCAGTCGTCGTCTCTCAGTTCGCTGGTTACGCTGGCCTCGCCGGGTATCGC
This is a stretch of genomic DNA from Granulicella sp. WH15. It encodes these proteins:
- a CDS encoding response regulator; translation: MEATATFLIGHYDYRLVALSILVAICAAYAALDLAGRVTASHGFAKLVWLIGGAVSMGLGIWAMHYLGMEAFRLPVKVYYDWPTVLLSTAAAIAASAVALFVVSRKTMGTGAIAVGGILMGGGIAAMHYIGMEAMRLPAMCMYSAPTVILSVVLAILISSAALWLTFTVRSQTDTWSWRKTGSAVLMGLTIPIMHYVGMAAVRFTPAPLDPASLDHAINISQVGVTGIALGTLFVLGGVFIVALLDRRFSLQALQLELSEQRYLMMEEMTAERERTRAAEAGSQAKSEFLANMSHEIRTPLNGIIGMTDLALETELTREQRDYLETVKLSADSLLNVINDILDFSKIEAGKVDLEVIDFDLYECIEGTLKTLALRADEKGLELLCEVAPDVTESVVGDPGRLRQILLNLVGNAIKFTAEGEIALKVQAELLEDKCTTLHFIVSDTGVGIAPEKLTTIFDSFSQADTSTTREYGGTGLGLTISRRLIEMMGGRIWVESDPGVGSRFHFTAKLGTDAVRQVVVENAAPGTLRGVKVLIVDDNRTNRRILEGLVTRWGMKPTVTADGEVALKQLEAAQAAREPFDLILTDMHMPKMDGFTLVEQIKEKMELSTSTIMMLTSGGQRGDAARCEELGISAYLLKPVRQVELREAIARVLASKEQVGAKPLITRYTLQEERDPSRSLHILLAEDNVVNQKLATRMLEKRGHHVIVASNGREALEALDRKTYDLVLMDVQMPEMDGLTATRYLREKELAAGKDHHQPVVAMTALVMKGDRERCMEAGMDGYLSKPIRPQELDEVLDRYLMQQGDEEPMATEPVTTDSEPSAVDAKELMRRIDGDRELLAELLELFRADYPEQMGRARQAVAANNPGELYSIGHTLKGALGNLAATRAAELAAELETIGKTGELAPALETLSRLDEELVRVIAKLEELAVELVK